From the Caldanaerobius fijiensis DSM 17918 genome, the window CAGCTTATGCAGAGCAATAAAAAGGCTGAGAGCAGGCAGCAGGAGGTATCGGAGATATCCAGGTCATTAAAGGCTTTAGCGAGAGAAATAGATGTTCCTGTTATTGCCCTTTCGCAGCTTTCCAGGGCTCCTGAAACCAGATCTGATCATAGGCCGATGCTAAGTGACTTAAGGGAATCGGGATCTATAGAGCAGGACGCGGACATAGTTATGTTTTTGTACAGAGATGATTATTACAATCCTGACACAGATAAAAAAAATATTGCAGAAGTCATTATAGCCAAACAGCGAAATGGTCCAACAGGGACAGTTGAACTGGCGTGGTTGGGTCAGTATACAAAGTTTGCGAATATTGCTAGAAATTTGAAAGAGTGATATTATGGAAGATTGGGAATATCTTAAGCGTATACCTTTATTTAAAGATCTCAAAGAATCTCTTGTAAAGGAGATCGCGAATATTGCTGTTATCAAAAGGGTTAAGAAGGGAACCGTTTTATTTCAGCAAGGAGAACCAGGCGAAGCTGTTTATGTGGTCAAAGAAGGATCTGTTAAGATTTCGATGATGGATGAAGAAGGTAAAGAGTATATTATACACGTAATGAAGCCAGGAGAGGTCTTTGCTGAAGCAACCTTATTTAGCAGCGGGCCTTATCCTGCTGATGCTGAGGCATTGGAGGATTCCATTCTCATCGTGTTGAACAACGATAGACTTGAAGAATTGATAAGATCAAATAGTGAACTGGCTCTTGAACTCATAAAAGTCATGGCCAAGAGATTGCAAGACATAAGTAAACAGATAAATAGTCTTGCACTGAGGGATGCTATAGGCAGAACAATTTCCACACTTATAAGATTGGCGGAAGAAAAAGGAGAAAAGTCTGGCGATAAGATAATGATAAAGGAAATATCCAGGCAGGAATTTGCCAGTATGGTAGGTACGACCAGGGAGACTGTAACAAGGATATTAAATCAGATGAGTAAAGAAAACCTGCTGGAATTGGACAGGCAAAAGATTATTATCAGGGATATAAAAAGATTGAGCACGTATATGAGATAAACTGTATAAGGAAGGGTAGGATAATGAATAAGATAAAATTGGGTTTTATAGGGTTGGGTTATATAGGCAAAATACATGCTATCGCTTGTTTTGCAATGCCATTGGTTTTTCCCGATTTGCCTTTTGAGGTACACTTAGGTCCTGTTTATAAAAGGGATCTTTTATCGCTTCCTCATTTTTTTGAAAAAGGCGTTAAAAGCATAGGCGAGCTCTTAGATGCAGAAGGCCTCACCGCTGTGGATATATGTACGCCTAACTATTTGCATTTTGAAGAGGCTATGAAGGTTATCGATAGAGGTTATGATATATATCTGGAAAAACCTATAGGTTTAAACGGCGATGAGGCGTTCAAAATAAAGGAAGCCGCTATAAAGAAAAATGTTATAAACCAGACTGCCCTTATGTATAGGTTTATGCCAGCTGTAGCTCAGGCCAGGGACATGGTGAAAAACGGAGAAATAGGACAGATTTTAAATTTCAAAGCCATGATGTTGCACTCGGGTTATCTAGATCCCAACAGGCCTATTTCGTGGAAAATGAAAAAGGCTACATGTGGCGGTGGTGCTATTGTAGACATGGGGATTCATCTGATCGATGCCGTGAGATTTATGCTGGGTGAAATAACATCTTTAAGGGCGCAATCCAGGACGTTTTTTAAACAAAGGCCTTCAAAACAGGGGTCAAACATTATGGAGGATGTTGATGTAGATGACTGGACTAATGTGGATGTAGAACTGGAGTCAGGTGCATGGGGTTCTATAGAGGCATCCAGGATTTCTGCTGAAATGGAAGAAGAGACGCGTTTTGAGATATACGGTACAAAAGGGTCTATTATGATATCCACGAAACATCCGGATTATGCTATTTTATACAAAAAACAGGAAAACAGGATGTATTCAGGGATATATGATGGCGAAGGGGCCTTTACAAAATACGTCAGGACTATCTATCCTGGAGAAAAATTTTCTATGGGTTATATGGTAAACATGCACATGGCCAGCCTCATTAATTTTTTCAAAAACATATGTGAGGGGCGAATCGTATATCAGGAAACTCCTACTTTTGAAGAAGCATATAAAGACCAATTGATTTTGGATAAGATAGTTAATGTTTAATAAAATATGGCAGGTGATGTAATGAAAATTACGCGATATGTGTCTAGTGGTATGCTGGAGAATTGCTATGTGGTGGAGGACGAAAACAACAAGGTATGTGCTGTAATAGATCCCGGTGACGTAATTGATGAACTAATTGACCATATAAATGGATTGAATGTCGGATATATAATGTTAACCCATGGCCATTTTGACCACATAGGCGGTGTGCAAAAAATAAAGGCTATAACGTCTGCTCCTGTTGTAATACATAATGGCGATGTAGAAATGCTAAAAGATCCTATGCTTAACCTTTCGGCGCATGTGGGAATGGATATTTCTCTTAAGCCGGATATAGTCCTTAATGGAGGAGAGTTGATAGCCGTAGGTGAAATTACCATTAATGTGGTTCACACCCCTGGACATACGCCGGGGAGCGTCTGCTATGTTTGTGACGGTGTTATGTTTTCTGGTGATACAATTTTTGCTCAAAGCATAGGAAGAACTGATTTTGTGGGCGGAGATAGCAAAAAAATTAAAGATTCTATAGAAATGATGATAAAATTGTATCCTGATGTTATGCTGTATCCAGGACATGGAGAAAGCGCGATGATGAGAGAGTTTGTAAAGAATTGGAGCACATTAAAGCTAATACTTTAATGTGCTCCAACGTTTATAGTATGATTTCCACATGGTATTCTGCAAGCCACGTATTGATCTGGTATAAATAGGCAAAAAGTTGAGCGCTGCCCATGAGCTGGCTAAACCATGCCGGCGTATATTCTGATGCATCTGTGTCTATCAATTCGCGTATTTTTTCAGGATTTATGAGTGGCAATATGGGAGATGTAGGATCTTCTAAAATCTGAGTTACCAGGTTTTTCGTGGCTTTTAAGTAGGCGGGATGGTGTGTTTTGGGGTATGGGCTCTTTTTCCTGTATAGCACCTGATCGGGTAGCAATCCTTTTAAGGCTCTTCTCAATATACCTTTTTCCATATTATCACAAGTTTTCATATCCCATGGTATATTCCAAGCGTATTCCACTATCCTGTGGTCAGCATAGGGTACGCGTACTTCCAGACCTACTGCCATACTCATGCGATCTTTTCTATCCAATAGCATACTCATAAATCTTGTCATATTAACGTAGAGTAACTCTCTCATGCGGTATTCGTGTGGGTTTTCGCCTTCCATATGAGGTACCTCCTTTAGGGCTTCTTTATACCGCATATATACATATTCCATAGGGTGTAATATTTTTACCAGTTCAGGTGATAGCAATGCGCTTCTCTCTTTTAATTTTCTTATCCATGGGAAAGTGTTTAATGCGACAACTTCAGGATTTCTAAACCATGGGTATCCTCCGAATATCTCGTCGGCACATTCCCCTGATAATGCTACCGTCGCACCTTTTTTTATTTCGCGACAGAAAAGGTACAAGGATGAATCTATGTCCGCCATACCTGGCAGGTCTCGTGCTACAACCACTGTCTTCAGAGATTCTACTAATTGCTGGGTGTCTATTATTATATTGTGGTGCTGGGTATTTAGGTATTTTGACATAATTTCTATCCAGTGATTATCAGAATTAGGCTGAAATTCATTTGCTTTAAAGTAAAGATCGTTATCCACATAATCCACAGAATAGGTGTGAATATTTTCCATGCCTGCATTTTTAAGTACATTCTGGGCTATAGCTGTTAAAGCGCTGGAGTCTAATCCACCGGAAAGGAATGTGCACACAGGGACATCTGCTACCAGCTGTCTTTCTACGCTATTTTTTAACAGCCAGCGTACTTTTTCAGCAGTGGTCTCAATATCGTCGGTGTGAGGTTTGCTTTCCAATCTCCAGTACTGGTTTTGATGTACGCCTTTTTGGTCAAATATCAGCCAGTAACCGGGTTTTAACTCATATATGTCTTTAAAGACACCTAGTCCCGGTGTTCTGGTTGGACCCATGGCAAAGATTTCTGCAAGACCTATAGCATCTACTTGAGGTTTTACCAGTGGGTGAGCCAGTAATGCTTTTATTTCAGAGCCGAATATAAACGAATTTTTTCTTACGGTGAAGAAAAATGGCTTGACCCCAACCCTATCGCGAGCTGCAAATAATATTTTCTTTCTATCGTCCCATATGGCGAAGGCAAAAATTCCATTAAATTTGTTTACACACATAGTTCCCCATTCAATGTAAGAAATCAGGAGTACTTCTGTATCTGAACGAGAGTGGAATGTATACCCTCTACACTCCAATTGCTGGCGCAGATCGTTGGTGTTATAGAGTTCACCATTATATACAATGGTATAATCAGCATTGTTATACCTTCTCGTCATAGGTTGCTTTCCTCCTGCCGGGTCCACCACTATAAGCCTTCTATGGGCAAAGGCAGCGTGTGGTGAGAGAAAAATCCCTGATTCATCAGGTCCACGATTTGCTAATGTTTCACCCATTTTTTCAAGGATGGTTCTTTTATCACTCAAATTTTGTTCATAATCAACCCATCCAGCAATTCCACACATGATATATCCTCCTCAATTGAATATTTTTTTCATTTATTAATGATTTCTAATTATAAGATATGACTTAGGACAGAAAGTGTTACAAACAAGCAGTGATAATTAGTTTTAC encodes:
- a CDS encoding Crp/Fnr family transcriptional regulator, coding for MEDWEYLKRIPLFKDLKESLVKEIANIAVIKRVKKGTVLFQQGEPGEAVYVVKEGSVKISMMDEEGKEYIIHVMKPGEVFAEATLFSSGPYPADAEALEDSILIVLNNDRLEELIRSNSELALELIKVMAKRLQDISKQINSLALRDAIGRTISTLIRLAEEKGEKSGDKIMIKEISRQEFASMVGTTRETVTRILNQMSKENLLELDRQKIIIRDIKRLSTYMR
- a CDS encoding Gfo/Idh/MocA family protein, coding for MNKIKLGFIGLGYIGKIHAIACFAMPLVFPDLPFEVHLGPVYKRDLLSLPHFFEKGVKSIGELLDAEGLTAVDICTPNYLHFEEAMKVIDRGYDIYLEKPIGLNGDEAFKIKEAAIKKNVINQTALMYRFMPAVAQARDMVKNGEIGQILNFKAMMLHSGYLDPNRPISWKMKKATCGGGAIVDMGIHLIDAVRFMLGEITSLRAQSRTFFKQRPSKQGSNIMEDVDVDDWTNVDVELESGAWGSIEASRISAEMEEETRFEIYGTKGSIMISTKHPDYAILYKKQENRMYSGIYDGEGAFTKYVRTIYPGEKFSMGYMVNMHMASLINFFKNICEGRIVYQETPTFEEAYKDQLILDKIVNV
- a CDS encoding MBL fold metallo-hydrolase, which gives rise to MKITRYVSSGMLENCYVVEDENNKVCAVIDPGDVIDELIDHINGLNVGYIMLTHGHFDHIGGVQKIKAITSAPVVIHNGDVEMLKDPMLNLSAHVGMDISLKPDIVLNGGELIAVGEITINVVHTPGHTPGSVCYVCDGVMFSGDTIFAQSIGRTDFVGGDSKKIKDSIEMMIKLYPDVMLYPGHGESAMMREFVKNWSTLKLIL
- the asnB gene encoding asparagine synthase (glutamine-hydrolyzing), with protein sequence MCGIAGWVDYEQNLSDKRTILEKMGETLANRGPDESGIFLSPHAAFAHRRLIVVDPAGGKQPMTRRYNNADYTIVYNGELYNTNDLRQQLECRGYTFHSRSDTEVLLISYIEWGTMCVNKFNGIFAFAIWDDRKKILFAARDRVGVKPFFFTVRKNSFIFGSEIKALLAHPLVKPQVDAIGLAEIFAMGPTRTPGLGVFKDIYELKPGYWLIFDQKGVHQNQYWRLESKPHTDDIETTAEKVRWLLKNSVERQLVADVPVCTFLSGGLDSSALTAIAQNVLKNAGMENIHTYSVDYVDNDLYFKANEFQPNSDNHWIEIMSKYLNTQHHNIIIDTQQLVESLKTVVVARDLPGMADIDSSLYLFCREIKKGATVALSGECADEIFGGYPWFRNPEVVALNTFPWIRKLKERSALLSPELVKILHPMEYVYMRYKEALKEVPHMEGENPHEYRMRELLYVNMTRFMSMLLDRKDRMSMAVGLEVRVPYADHRIVEYAWNIPWDMKTCDNMEKGILRRALKGLLPDQVLYRKKSPYPKTHHPAYLKATKNLVTQILEDPTSPILPLINPEKIRELIDTDASEYTPAWFSQLMGSAQLFAYLYQINTWLAEYHVEIIL